From Schaalia sp. ZJ405, one genomic window encodes:
- the murC gene encoding UDP-N-acetylmuramate--L-alanine ligase produces the protein MFEHHDTSLATRRFHLIGVGGAGMSVVAELLADRGAQVSGSDREASRVTEHLADLGVKVSIGHDAAHVPSDATVVVSTAIRPSNPELAIARTRGQEVIHRSEALALAATGLSFVAVAGAHGKTTTSGMLAVALGQAGRDPSVAVGGVLPEYGSGAHLGSGDVFVAEADESDGSFVNYQPSVAIVTNVEPDHLDRYGTRDAFEAVFVDFARRIVPGGQLIVCAEDAGAVRLAQSARDLGIRVVSYGRGPQSLEEPSVLVSDVELSREGSRFTLSLACADPDVSGIPPTDVELSVPGEHNVLNAAAVWAAGVALGVSPEQMARGLSAFTGTVRRFEFRGEVAGRRLFDDYAHHPTEVAAAIRQARLVAGSGTVTVVFQPHLYSRTRIFADDFARSLALADTVIVTDIYAAREDPEPGLDSSVISRKIPGAVFIPDMHEAARVAASTVPRDGILVTMGAGSVTTCGEDVLRAWSQELEEA, from the coding sequence ATGTTCGAGCACCACGACACTTCCCTCGCCACACGTCGTTTTCATCTCATCGGTGTTGGGGGAGCGGGGATGTCTGTCGTCGCGGAACTTCTCGCCGATCGAGGTGCGCAGGTGTCGGGTTCTGACCGTGAGGCATCGCGGGTCACGGAGCATCTGGCTGACCTGGGGGTGAAAGTGTCTATTGGACACGATGCAGCCCATGTTCCCTCTGACGCAACGGTTGTTGTTTCAACGGCGATTCGACCGTCGAATCCGGAGCTTGCTATTGCGCGCACACGCGGCCAGGAGGTGATCCATCGCTCCGAGGCATTGGCGCTTGCGGCCACGGGATTGTCTTTCGTGGCGGTTGCCGGCGCACACGGGAAAACAACAACGTCGGGAATGCTTGCGGTCGCTCTTGGTCAAGCGGGGCGGGATCCGTCGGTTGCCGTTGGGGGAGTGTTGCCCGAGTACGGTTCGGGAGCGCACCTGGGTTCGGGTGATGTTTTCGTTGCCGAGGCTGACGAATCTGACGGGTCCTTCGTTAACTATCAGCCGTCGGTGGCGATCGTGACGAACGTTGAGCCGGATCATCTTGATCGCTATGGCACGCGCGACGCCTTTGAGGCCGTGTTTGTTGATTTTGCTCGCCGCATTGTTCCCGGGGGGCAGCTCATTGTCTGCGCGGAGGATGCGGGGGCAGTTCGTCTCGCTCAGTCTGCACGTGACCTGGGGATCCGTGTTGTGTCCTACGGGCGAGGCCCCCAGTCGCTTGAGGAACCGTCGGTCCTCGTGTCAGATGTTGAACTGTCACGTGAGGGATCGCGTTTCACCCTCTCCTTGGCTTGCGCCGATCCTGACGTGTCAGGGATTCCCCCAACGGATGTTGAGCTCAGCGTTCCCGGGGAACACAATGTGCTCAACGCCGCGGCGGTGTGGGCCGCAGGGGTAGCCCTTGGAGTTTCCCCTGAACAGATGGCTCGGGGGTTGAGCGCTTTTACGGGAACGGTACGTCGCTTTGAGTTCCGCGGTGAGGTTGCGGGTCGCCGCTTATTCGACGACTACGCCCATCATCCCACAGAGGTCGCCGCTGCGATCCGTCAGGCGCGTTTAGTTGCCGGTTCCGGGACGGTCACAGTTGTTTTTCAACCGCACCTCTACTCGCGGACCCGTATTTTTGCCGATGATTTTGCTCGGTCACTTGCTCTTGCCGACACAGTCATCGTCACGGACATCTATGCCGCGCGTGAAGATCCCGAACCCGGACTCGATTCTTCGGTGATTTCCCGCAAAATTCCAGGAGCTGTCTTCATTCCCGACATGCATGAGGCCGCCCGCGTCGCAGCGTCCACAGTTCCCCGCGACGGCATCCTCGTTACGATGGGAGCCGGGTCGGTGACGACCTGCGGTGAAGACGTTCTTCGTGCGTGGTCTCAGGAGTTGGAGGAGGCATGA
- a CDS encoding cell division protein FtsQ/DivIB has product MKPPAPRRPRGRASGDDRGDSARSSSSPRSSARKRNTGSAASPQEKPRRRPPLSGDEDDAAPHGSPSIRKGQRKQKRTESAGEVTRREPSLHPSSWIGPITRLTRPVGQSEAATILGGGEDAEHTEPASIQERRRERWKARWRLRITHVLVIVSVVALLIGGGWVVFFSPLFALDSSHIAVSGEDGKSLTDDMVASLLTPYVGTPITRLSMTDVEKTVTGNVLVRQAKASRKWPTGLSIAVTQRKAAMYTPVESGVTLIDEDGVDFSTADAAPTGIPAVSLAQGEDRPYAAKNVIIVWGSCDESLKSLVSLIESDGSQLTLTLTSGAKVAWGTVEDSPLKAQVLSVLVNQRDASVYDVSSPAHPVTS; this is encoded by the coding sequence ATGAAACCACCAGCTCCCAGGCGTCCACGTGGGCGCGCGTCAGGAGATGACCGCGGTGATTCGGCGCGCTCGTCCTCGTCCCCTCGATCCTCAGCTCGCAAACGCAACACGGGATCTGCTGCGAGCCCACAGGAAAAGCCTCGGCGCCGCCCGCCACTTTCGGGGGACGAGGACGATGCTGCTCCCCACGGATCGCCTTCTATCCGCAAAGGTCAGCGCAAGCAGAAGCGAACAGAGAGCGCAGGTGAAGTCACCAGGCGTGAGCCTTCGCTTCATCCGAGCTCGTGGATCGGACCGATCACCCGACTGACTCGACCCGTCGGACAATCCGAGGCCGCCACAATCCTCGGAGGAGGCGAGGACGCAGAACACACTGAACCGGCAAGCATCCAGGAGCGACGCCGGGAACGCTGGAAAGCCCGGTGGCGACTGAGAATCACCCACGTGCTCGTCATTGTCTCGGTGGTTGCTCTCCTCATCGGCGGGGGATGGGTGGTGTTCTTCTCTCCTCTTTTTGCGTTGGATTCTTCCCATATTGCCGTTTCGGGAGAAGATGGGAAGTCGCTGACGGATGACATGGTTGCTTCCTTGCTCACGCCCTACGTGGGGACGCCGATTACACGGCTATCAATGACAGACGTGGAAAAAACAGTGACTGGCAATGTGTTGGTGCGCCAGGCCAAGGCATCGCGCAAGTGGCCGACGGGCCTGTCAATTGCCGTCACGCAGCGCAAGGCAGCGATGTACACTCCCGTCGAGTCAGGGGTGACACTCATTGACGAGGACGGGGTGGATTTTTCAACGGCGGATGCCGCGCCAACGGGGATTCCCGCAGTGTCGTTGGCTCAGGGAGAAGACCGTCCATATGCGGCAAAGAATGTCATCATCGTGTGGGGATCATGCGATGAGTCGCTGAAGTCCCTGGTGTCGTTGATCGAATCCGATGGATCTCAGCTGACGCTCACTCTGACTTCGGGAGCGAAGGTCGCGTGGGGGACGGTGGAAGATTCCCCGCTCAAAGCGCAGGTCTTGTCGGTGCTTGTCAATCAGCGCGATGCCTCGGTTTATGACGTGTCCTCGCCGGCGCACCCGGTGACGAGCTGA
- the ftsZ gene encoding cell division protein FtsZ: MTATQNHLAVIKVVGVGGGGVNAVNRMIEVNLKGVEFIAVNTDAQALLMSEAETKLDIGRELTHGLGAGADPAVGRKAAEDHADEISESLEGADMVFVTAGEGGGTGTGAAPVVAKIARQAGALTVGVVTRPFSFEGNRRAAQADAGVEALRAEVDTLIVIPNDRLLEISDVNISVLEAFRAADQVLLSGVQGITELITTPGLINVDFNDVKSVMSGAGSALMGIGAATGEDRALRAVETAISSPLLEASIDGAHGVLMFFQGGSDLGLQELYHSSQLVREAVHPEANIIFGNVIDDVLGDEVRVTIIAAGFDDTKDSAAPTESHQPAVSPAAQSRVPQASAPAPAAPSAPAAAPTRSLGEVPVAAPAHRVTPDVPTRTGAIPVGTRRSRQDVPERHEDQSLEVPRIFDEEDSPSDDLDIPDFLRS; encoded by the coding sequence ATGACGGCAACACAGAACCATCTCGCAGTGATCAAAGTCGTCGGCGTCGGTGGTGGCGGTGTCAACGCCGTCAACCGAATGATCGAAGTCAATCTCAAGGGCGTGGAGTTCATCGCAGTGAACACCGACGCCCAGGCTCTGTTGATGTCGGAAGCCGAAACCAAGCTCGACATTGGCCGCGAGCTCACCCACGGCCTGGGTGCAGGAGCCGATCCCGCAGTTGGACGCAAAGCCGCTGAAGACCACGCTGACGAAATCAGCGAATCTCTCGAAGGCGCCGACATGGTGTTCGTCACCGCAGGTGAAGGTGGCGGCACGGGAACCGGCGCGGCCCCCGTTGTTGCCAAGATCGCCCGCCAAGCTGGAGCGCTGACCGTTGGTGTTGTCACCCGCCCATTCTCTTTCGAGGGTAATCGTCGCGCCGCACAGGCCGATGCCGGCGTGGAAGCCCTGCGCGCCGAGGTCGATACCCTCATCGTCATCCCAAATGACCGTCTGCTCGAAATCTCGGATGTGAACATCTCTGTTCTTGAAGCATTCCGGGCAGCTGATCAGGTCCTCCTCTCCGGTGTTCAAGGCATCACCGAGCTGATCACCACACCGGGCCTGATCAACGTTGACTTTAACGACGTCAAGTCCGTCATGAGCGGAGCGGGATCCGCACTGATGGGCATCGGCGCGGCAACGGGTGAAGACCGTGCTCTTCGTGCCGTTGAAACAGCGATCTCCTCGCCGCTGCTTGAGGCGTCGATCGATGGCGCCCACGGGGTCCTCATGTTCTTCCAGGGTGGATCGGATCTTGGCCTCCAGGAGCTGTACCACTCCTCGCAGCTGGTTCGCGAAGCCGTCCATCCCGAAGCCAACATTATCTTCGGCAACGTGATCGACGATGTTCTCGGAGACGAGGTCCGCGTGACGATCATCGCTGCAGGTTTTGATGACACGAAGGATTCGGCTGCGCCTACCGAGTCGCACCAGCCGGCAGTGTCTCCCGCCGCGCAGAGCCGCGTGCCTCAGGCCTCTGCTCCGGCCCCCGCAGCGCCGTCAGCTCCGGCTGCCGCACCCACACGAAGCCTCGGTGAGGTCCCGGTTGCAGCGCCCGCCCATCGTGTCACTCCCGATGTTCCCACCCGCACGGGTGCGATTCCGGTGGGGACGCGTCGCTCACGTCAGGACGTCCCCGAGCGTCATGAGGACCAGTCACTGGAAGTTCCCCGAATCTTTGACGAGGAAGACTCCCCGTCTGATGATCTCGACATCCCGGATTTCCTTCGATCCTGA
- a CDS encoding polyphenol oxidase family protein, which produces MLTRGSLQGAEFALTQAGEGEEPLRGNYGLHVGDDPAAVHVRRDRLAVEVGAPIVWMNQTHSARIGVISAPDRVVFDGPVHHQESTTKVGDRVTCPSDHATQTAPTSLVLPLAGIREWGPLDCDGVIVDGRGFAHPPAVAVMTADCVPVLLSACGGRVVGAVHAGRPGLELGILDRALTLLHAMNEDEDGVNGEEASTADRRTTTDRRIHAHIGVCICGRCYEVPESMRDSFSQHSPCAASTTAWGTPALDLVAAALNRLESFGCVVTLDGRCTREDLTLHSYRRNHRCGREASVIRPGQ; this is translated from the coding sequence ATGCTGACACGCGGTAGCCTTCAGGGAGCTGAATTCGCCCTCACCCAGGCGGGAGAGGGAGAGGAGCCTTTGCGTGGCAACTACGGTCTGCATGTTGGTGACGATCCCGCCGCGGTTCATGTACGACGGGATCGTCTGGCCGTTGAGGTTGGGGCGCCGATCGTGTGGATGAATCAGACGCATTCTGCACGTATCGGAGTGATCTCCGCTCCCGATCGTGTCGTCTTCGACGGCCCCGTGCATCACCAGGAGAGCACCACCAAGGTTGGGGACCGTGTGACATGTCCTTCGGATCACGCCACACAGACCGCGCCTACGTCCCTGGTTTTACCGTTAGCGGGCATCAGAGAGTGGGGACCACTTGACTGTGATGGCGTCATTGTCGACGGACGAGGCTTTGCCCACCCACCGGCCGTTGCGGTGATGACCGCAGACTGCGTTCCCGTCCTCCTTAGCGCCTGTGGGGGTCGCGTGGTCGGTGCCGTTCATGCTGGACGGCCAGGGCTGGAATTGGGAATCCTCGACCGAGCACTCACCCTCCTCCATGCGATGAACGAGGACGAGGACGGCGTCAACGGTGAGGAAGCGTCAACCGCTGATCGACGCACAACCACTGATCGACGCATCCACGCCCACATCGGTGTGTGCATCTGTGGCCGGTGCTACGAGGTCCCCGAGTCCATGCGAGACTCCTTCTCCCAGCATTCTCCCTGCGCCGCATCAACAACCGCGTGGGGAACCCCGGCTCTCGACCTCGTTGCTGCTGCGCTCAACCGGCTTGAGTCCTTCGGATGCGTCGTCACCCTCGACGGACGGTGTACTCGCGAGGATCTGACGCTGCATTCATACCGCCGCAATCACCGGTGTGGAAGGGAAGCATCGGTGATCCGTCCTGGGCAATAA
- a CDS encoding cell division protein SepF, with protein sequence MSNSFGARARKFMGWYSPEDEVEEFDSYDEVETVEQVGEVRPIERPFLRPIDTPEAEASRKTDLSRIVTVHPRTYPDAVTIGEAFREGTPVIINLSDMDEAEARRLVDFAAGLTFALHGVIERVTNRVFLLSPRSVEVSGDVSNSRRGSLFNQG encoded by the coding sequence ATGTCAAATTCTTTCGGGGCACGCGCACGTAAGTTCATGGGATGGTACTCGCCCGAGGACGAGGTCGAAGAATTCGACTCCTACGACGAGGTTGAAACCGTCGAACAGGTCGGAGAGGTCAGGCCCATCGAGCGCCCCTTCCTGCGCCCGATCGACACTCCTGAAGCTGAGGCTTCACGCAAGACCGACCTGTCGCGGATCGTCACCGTGCACCCGCGGACCTATCCTGACGCGGTGACCATCGGTGAGGCGTTCCGTGAGGGAACTCCCGTCATCATCAACCTGTCGGACATGGACGAGGCCGAGGCGCGCCGTCTCGTTGATTTCGCTGCTGGGCTGACCTTTGCTCTCCACGGCGTGATTGAGCGCGTGACGAACCGCGTCTTCCTTCTGTCGCCGCGCAGCGTTGAGGTGTCCGGGGACGTGTCAAACTCGCGTCGCGGATCACTGTTTAACCAGGGGTGA
- a CDS encoding YggT family protein has product MILRLAGSIIYWVASLYLLVLIFRMILDWAHFFAPQWRPKGFVVVVANVIYRLTDPPIRALRHRIPPLRLGGGIALDVGFMVVFFGVVLVQWVGSFLIRLSVGLG; this is encoded by the coding sequence TTGATCCTTCGTCTTGCTGGATCAATCATCTACTGGGTGGCCAGCCTTTACCTCCTCGTCCTCATCTTCCGGATGATCCTTGACTGGGCTCACTTCTTCGCTCCTCAGTGGCGGCCCAAGGGATTCGTCGTTGTTGTGGCTAATGTCATCTACCGGCTGACAGATCCGCCGATTCGAGCATTACGGCACAGGATTCCTCCTTTGCGTCTGGGAGGGGGGATTGCCCTGGATGTTGGTTTCATGGTGGTGTTCTTTGGCGTGGTCCTTGTTCAGTGGGTCGGAAGTTTCCTCATTCGATTAAGCGTCGGCTTGGGTTAA
- a CDS encoding DivIVA domain-containing protein gives MALLTTEDVLNKKFQYVKFREGYDQVEVDEFLDEVVSTIYSLQMENQDLKEKLEAAERRIAELSNGGVVEEAPVAPQPVEEVPAEPEPVVAPAPVAPATWPAEVPAQPESAESATSMLALAQRVHDEYVRDGKEESDRIISEARAKGNEIVADAQKQHETILAQLDQERGLLESKINELRTFESEYRSNLRGHLEKLLSEVSVNND, from the coding sequence ATGGCCCTGCTGACCACAGAGGACGTACTCAACAAGAAGTTCCAGTACGTGAAGTTCCGCGAGGGATACGACCAGGTTGAGGTCGATGAGTTCCTCGATGAAGTTGTCTCAACGATTTACTCCCTCCAGATGGAGAATCAAGACCTTAAGGAAAAGCTTGAGGCTGCTGAGCGACGCATCGCTGAACTGTCGAACGGTGGCGTAGTTGAGGAAGCCCCCGTTGCTCCCCAGCCCGTCGAAGAAGTTCCCGCAGAACCTGAACCGGTGGTGGCTCCGGCTCCCGTTGCCCCCGCCACCTGGCCGGCTGAGGTTCCCGCGCAGCCCGAGTCTGCCGAGTCGGCAACCTCGATGCTCGCCCTCGCCCAGCGCGTCCACGACGAATACGTTCGTGACGGCAAGGAAGAATCTGATCGCATCATCTCCGAAGCCCGTGCGAAGGGTAACGAGATCGTCGCTGACGCCCAGAAGCAGCACGAAACGATTCTTGCCCAGCTCGATCAGGAGCGTGGACTCCTCGAATCGAAGATCAATGAGCTGCGGACCTTCGAGTCCGAGTACCGTTCCAACCTGCGCGGTCACCTGGAGAAGCTGCTGTCCGAAGTCTCGGTCAACAACGACTGA
- the lspA gene encoding signal peptidase II, with protein MDNDAAHNRVSRVNGHRASDPGALNTDERTRRARTRSRHGVFGAAAGVCLLAIITDQLTKVWALDALSNGHARPLISDLLTLQLTFNSGAAFSLGGDVTWLFTVLSVVVLVALGVLVTRAQRTATILSIALLAGGAAGNLIDRAIRPPGFGVGHVVDFINYNGWFVGNVADIWIVLGAILVAWFFATEHETREPEPDDALSGPLSNDQ; from the coding sequence ATGGACAACGACGCAGCACACAACCGCGTAAGCCGAGTCAACGGTCACCGAGCCAGCGATCCCGGTGCGCTCAATACGGACGAACGGACGAGGCGCGCACGCACGCGCTCGAGACACGGAGTTTTTGGTGCTGCGGCGGGAGTATGCCTCCTCGCGATCATCACGGATCAACTGACAAAAGTGTGGGCCCTCGACGCGCTCAGCAACGGACACGCACGGCCTCTGATTTCTGATCTCCTCACGCTCCAACTGACTTTTAACTCCGGCGCTGCATTCTCGCTCGGCGGCGACGTTACATGGCTTTTCACCGTGCTCTCCGTCGTCGTCCTCGTTGCCCTGGGTGTCTTGGTGACCCGCGCACAGCGAACAGCAACGATCCTGTCAATAGCTTTGCTTGCCGGCGGCGCGGCAGGCAACCTCATTGACCGTGCCATACGCCCCCCGGGATTCGGCGTCGGACACGTCGTTGATTTCATCAACTACAACGGATGGTTTGTTGGCAACGTCGCAGATATCTGGATCGTCCTGGGAGCCATTCTCGTGGCCTGGTTCTTCGCAACGGAACACGAGACACGCGAGCCGGAACCTGACGACGCTCTCTCCGGACCTCTGAGTAACGACCAATGA
- a CDS encoding RluA family pseudouridine synthase, with product MSETKLFPVPDALVGERVDVALARMLGFSRSRCAQLVAEGNVAINGVTVAKSVKLTATDLIDVTIPSPEHTPPPVTGMTILYDDDDIVVVDKPVGVAAHTGPGWEGPTVLGNLEAAGYRITTYGPPERQGIVHRLDVGTSGAMIVAKSELAYSVMKRAFKERTVTKIYHAVVAGHLDPHSGTIDAPIGRHPSKEWRMAVLDGGKHAITHYDTLELVSGASLLEIHLETGRTHQIRVHMAAVGHPCVGDVFYGADPTKADQLGLTRQWLHAVRLEFAHPRTGMPMTVSSPYPDDLDQALDVLRHPEHTHQVVS from the coding sequence ATGAGCGAAACGAAGCTCTTCCCAGTTCCCGATGCCCTTGTGGGTGAACGCGTGGACGTTGCTCTGGCGCGGATGCTCGGGTTCTCGCGATCACGATGCGCTCAGCTCGTGGCCGAAGGAAACGTGGCGATCAACGGGGTGACGGTCGCAAAATCGGTGAAACTTACCGCAACGGATCTCATTGACGTGACGATCCCGAGTCCTGAGCACACACCGCCACCGGTGACGGGGATGACCATCCTCTACGACGACGACGACATTGTTGTTGTTGATAAGCCCGTTGGCGTTGCCGCGCACACAGGTCCCGGATGGGAAGGCCCCACGGTGCTGGGTAATCTTGAAGCTGCGGGATACCGGATCACGACATACGGTCCTCCCGAACGCCAGGGAATTGTTCATCGCCTCGACGTCGGGACGTCAGGAGCCATGATCGTTGCCAAGTCGGAACTGGCATATTCGGTGATGAAGAGGGCATTTAAGGAACGAACGGTGACGAAGATCTACCACGCCGTCGTTGCCGGACACCTCGATCCTCATTCCGGAACGATCGACGCACCGATCGGTCGCCACCCGTCCAAAGAATGGCGCATGGCGGTGCTCGACGGAGGTAAACATGCGATCACCCATTACGACACCCTCGAACTTGTTTCCGGCGCATCCCTCCTCGAAATACATTTAGAAACAGGACGCACACACCAGATCCGCGTCCACATGGCCGCTGTTGGTCATCCCTGCGTCGGTGATGTCTTCTACGGAGCAGATCCAACAAAGGCTGATCAGCTGGGGTTGACTCGCCAGTGGCTTCACGCCGTTCGCCTGGAGTTTGCTCACCCGCGAACCGGAATGCCGATGACCGTTTCGTCACCCTACCCCGATGACCTTGACCAGGCTCTCGATGTGCTGCGTCACCCTGAACACACTCACCAGGTGGTGAGCTGA
- a CDS encoding GNAT family N-acetyltransferase yields MTTLTDSHRLAPQTDTPWTGITNSGGYRVVEAITEEHRLGELAVRWDVFVVEQHCPIVCEIDARDYDPAVIHFVCLAPQRTVSDPPSDSVLVPDTTDEQVGDVDGEYVVGCVRLIPDEPGHFHLGRLAVRKEYRSEKIGAALVRGLHEYLAAHTPRGSDVDVVLNAQVQAAGFYAKQGYVVTSKETFWEAGIEHVEMARRISGTADCGDRRLD; encoded by the coding sequence ATGACGACGCTAACAGATTCTCATCGCCTCGCCCCGCAGACTGACACCCCCTGGACGGGAATAACCAATTCTGGGGGATATCGCGTCGTTGAAGCAATAACTGAGGAACATCGTCTCGGAGAGCTCGCGGTTCGCTGGGACGTTTTCGTTGTCGAACAACACTGCCCAATCGTTTGTGAAATCGATGCCCGCGACTACGATCCAGCGGTCATTCACTTCGTGTGCCTCGCACCCCAAAGAACAGTCAGTGACCCGCCGAGCGACTCCGTCCTCGTCCCCGACACAACTGATGAACAGGTGGGGGATGTGGACGGTGAGTACGTCGTTGGATGCGTGCGGCTTATTCCCGACGAGCCGGGACACTTCCACCTGGGCAGGTTGGCTGTGCGGAAGGAATACCGCAGCGAAAAGATCGGGGCTGCCTTGGTGCGCGGTCTTCACGAGTATCTTGCAGCGCACACCCCGCGTGGAAGCGACGTGGATGTTGTTCTCAACGCGCAGGTCCAGGCAGCAGGGTTCTACGCGAAACAGGGATATGTGGTGACCTCGAAGGAGACCTTCTGGGAGGCCGGCATTGAGCACGTCGAAATGGCCAGAAGAATCTCAGGGACTGCCGACTGTGGCGACAGGCGACTAGACTAG